Proteins from a genomic interval of Solea solea chromosome 10, fSolSol10.1, whole genome shotgun sequence:
- the hapstr1b gene encoding HUWE1-associated protein modifying stress responses: protein MEEKRKEEGETQIQEHGPEHWFSNWERQCLAEAERSDSNEEETEQSQQKLWHLFQNSATAVAQLYKDRVCQQQGLSLWVPFQNAATAVTNLYKESMEARQRSYDLGIHLGCQRRNKEMIAWVKKRRRTIRREDLISFLCGKAPPPRTPRATPRVAVVSASRPSPPETGSSVETDLQPFREAIALHGLSGAMASISVRSGPPGSPTHPAQSLSRRRNGLHDVDLNTFIAEEMALHLDSTANRKRSSAPCSDVITDSPAHKRNRML from the exons atggaggaaaagaggaaagaggaaggagaaacGCAGATCCAGGAGCACGGCCCCGAGCATTGGTTCTCCAACTGGGAGCGGCAGTGCTTAGCAGAGGCCGAGCGGAGTGATTCAAACGAGGAAGAGACGGAACAGAGTCAACAGAAGCTGTGGCACCTGTTTCAAAATTCCGCCACCGCGGTGGCTCAGCTCTACAAAG ATAGAGTTTGTCAGCAGcagggtctctctctctgggtgcCCTTCCAGAATGCAGCCACAGCAGTCACTAACCTGTACAAAG AGAGTATGGAGGCCCGTCAAAGGAGCTATGACTTGGGTATTCATTTAGGCTGCCAGCGCAGAAATAAAGAGATGATTGCTTGGGTGAAAAAACGTAGAAGAACAATCAGGCGAGAGGACCTAATCAGCTTCCTATGTGGCAAAGCGCCACCTCCGCGGACACCTCGTGCCACGCCTAGAGTTGCCGTGGTGTCGGCAAGTCGACCATCACCTCCAGAGACAGGCAGTTCTGTGGAGACTGACCTGCAGCCCTTCAGAGAGGCCATTGCCCTGCATG gtCTCAGCGGTGCCATGGCAAGCATTTCTGTGCGCTCAGGTCCTCCTGGATCCCCAACTCACCCTGCCCAGTCTCTTAGTCGTCGTAGGAACGGCCTCCATGATGTGGACCTCAACACGTTCATTGCGGAGGAAATGGCACTCCACTTGGATTCCACAGCCAATCGTAAACGAAGCTCTGCCCCCTGTAGTGATGTCATCACAGACTCACCTGCTCATAAACGTAACCGGATGCTCTGA